In Torulaspora delbrueckii CBS 1146 chromosome 1, complete genome, one genomic interval encodes:
- the COQ8 gene encoding protein kinase COQ8 (similar to Saccharomyces cerevisiae ABC1 (YGL119W) and YBR230W-A; ancestral locus Anc_6.133), translating to MSSRQTLYQAFCLASSAKEVLKGSASIAKESLSQWVNTSHLTRPILMQYQCYYDPEWEKAKKLSQEVKLKSQSKKHKRRPGIRHYSTSSKPSIEKPTEEVEEDIGRKRQELQSSQVPSSRISRLFHYGSLAAGVSINAASDGLSKVVKGQTPTWKSLIYSDSNIDRIAKKFSQMRGAALKIGQMMSFQDDKVLPKELYVILSRVQNSAHYMPHRQLEKVMKRELGSDWQDNFLSFDRVPIAAASIGQVHNAVLKTGEKVVVKIQYPGVKDSIDSDLNNLLMLLGASRLLPKGLFLDKTVANSRTELKWECDYVRESRALQKFEELLKDDSVFVVPHVYSDLTTTNIITMARMEGTEIMKLPKKTSQEVKNFISENIMRLCLEEIATFQYMQTDPNWANFLYNEKTGKIELLDFGASRPYPSEFITKYRKLLTLATRKDREGVRRVSQDLGYLTGLESQAMVDAHVNSVLTLGEPFCGPLDKPFSFKDQNVSDRIRSNISLMLNERLCPPPEETYSLHRKFSGIFLLCARMGASVHCAKLFHDIFLLDEQ from the exons ATGAGCAGTCGGCAGACTCTTTACCAGGCCTTTTGTCTGGCTTCATCAGCCAAAGAAGTCCTGAAGGGCTCTgcatcaattgcaaaagagtCGCTATCGCAATGGGTGAATACTTCTCATTTGACAAGACCAATTTTAATGCAGTATCAATGCTACTATGATCCAGAGTGGGAAAAAGCTAAGAAGTTGTCGCAAGaagtgaaattgaagagtcaGTCAAAAAAGCACAAGAGGAGACCTGGAATCAGACACTATTCAACGTCTTCGAAACCAAGCATTGAGAAA CCgactgaagaagttgaagaagatattgGACGAAAGAGACAAGAGTTGCAAAGTTCACAGGTACCGTCATCACGTATATCTAGGTTGTTTCATTATGGTTCATTGGCGGCAGGTGTGAGTATTAATGCAGCTTCCGATGGTTTATCTAAAGTGGTGAAAGGGCAGACTCCTACATGGAAATCGCTGATTTATTCTGATAGTAACATTGATAGGATTGCCAAGAAGTTCTCACAGATGAGAGGTGCCGCGTTGAAGATTGGGCAAATGATGTCGTTTCAGgatgataaagttttaCCAAAGGAATTATATGTGATTTTATCTCGAGTTCAGAACAGCGCCCATTACATGCCTCACAGACAGTTAGAGAAAGTTATGAAACGAGAATTGGGCTCTGATTGGCAAGATaacttcttgtcttttgatAGAGTGCCCATTGCAGCAGCTAGTATCGGTCAAGTGCATAATGCTGTGTTAAAGACGGGGGAGAAAGTAGTTGTCAAGATCCAATATCCCGGCGTGAAGGATTCGATTGACTCGGATCTGAACAATTTGCTCATGCTCCTCGGAGCATCACGTTTACTACCAAAAGGTTTGTTCTTGGATAAGACAGTGGCAAACTCAAGAACAGAACTAAAATGGGAATGTGATTATGTGAGAGAATCGCGTGCATTgcaaaaatttgaagaactttTAAAGGATGATTCGGTGTTCGTAGTTCCTCACGTTTACTCAGACCTTACCACCACGAACATTATCACGATGGCTCGGATGGAAGGTACAGAAATCATGAAATTACCAAAGAAAACATCACAGGAAGTCAAGAATTTTATTTCTGAGAACATTATGAGACTTTGCTTGGAGGAGATTGCTACTTTCCAATACATGCAAACGGATCCCAACTGGGCAAATTTCCTTTACAACGAAAAGACAGGCAAGATCGAGTTATTGGATTTCGGTGCTTCAAGACCATACCCATCCGAATTCATCACCAAATACCGTAAATTGCTGACTCTCGCAACACGCAAAGATCGTGAGGGTGTTCGCAGAGTATCGCAAGATCTTGGGTATTTGACTGGTCTAGAATCCCAGGCAATGGTCGATGCACATGTAAACAGCGTTTTGACTCTAGGTGAACCATTCTGTGGACCTCTCGACAAACCTTTCAGTTTCAAGGACCAGAATGTGTCTGATAGAATCAGATCCAATATCAGTTTAATGTTGAATGAACGACTATGTCCACCACCAGAGGAGACATATTCTCTACACAGAAAGTTCAGTGGAATTTTCTTACTTTGTGCAAGAATGGGAGCCTCAGTTCATTGCGCAAAACTCTTTCATGATATTTTTCTTCTAGATGAACAATAA
- the ARO5 gene encoding Aro5p (similar to Saccharomyces cerevisiae YGL117W; ancestral locus Anc_6.134), producing the protein MTGSVEFEGLVKKFEKMINDRKIPSLKNQEVFNDICKNLIISQSKPLLEFIDILLEKLMYPRKSKSLIHLLTLQDPDIQREVDYKIFDLGHPRILEIILIRQKIVEIKATGNEAWKSSEFTPKLLRKLNQIYLLIVNLLQVLSDHIEVPSHSNFYRQIVTESISDFQTAFETFNSLNFIFQALLRSVEKFGISDERIFHVDGNLLSKIKTFSDDNLIWYESLMIESIAVREYLLVEKKIYENEHNDQMDEVSALAIKAIYSPKFEQFLAKRKARLNISNRRIF; encoded by the coding sequence ATGACAGGATCTGTAGAGTTTGAAGgactggtgaagaaattcgAAAAGATGATTAACGACCGCAAGATACCGTCTCTTAAGAACCAAGAGGTCTTTAACGACATTTGCAAAAACCTAATAATATCACAATCCAAACCTTTACTGGAATTTATCGATATACTGCTAGAAAAACTGATGTACCCCCGAAAGTCGAAGTCtttgattcatcttctgaCATTACAGGATCCCGacattcaaagagaagtGGATTATaaaatttttgatcttggcCATCCAAGGATATTAGAGATAATATTGATCAGACAGAAAATCGTTGAAATAAAAGCAACAGGGAATGAAGCATGGAAATCATCAGAATTTACACCAAAGCTACTGCGAAAGCTGAACCAAATTTACCTATTGATTGTGAACCTTTTGCAAGTGCTTAGTGACCATATTGAAGTTCCTTCTCACTCCAATTTCTACAGGCAAATTGTCACCGAGAGCATATCTGATTTTCAGACCGCTTTTGAGACCTTCAATTCACTCAACTTTATCTTTCAAGCGCTCTTGAGAAGTGTagaaaaatttggaataTCTGATGAAAGGATCTTTCACGTTGACGGAAACCTGTTGTCCAAGATAAAAACATTCTCAGACGACAATCTGATCTGGTATGAAAGCCTGATGATAGAATCCATAGCTGTGAGGGAATACCTGCtggttgaaaagaagatttacGAAAACGAACACAATGATCAAATGGATGAGGTCAGTGCATTGGCTATAAAGGCAATTTACAGTCCGAAGTTCGAACAATTCCTCGCCAAAAGAAAGGCAAGACTAAACATTAGCAATCGCAGAATTTTCTAA
- the CDC20 gene encoding ubiquitin-protein transferase activating protein CDC20 (similar to Saccharomyces cerevisiae CDC20 (YGL116W); ancestral locus Anc_6.135), with the protein MVDVTEKSTLANNANRSVLSLTSPAKLNIMSSDWSRSQGKITKKPLRRTNSLNSRAINNSSGNSIYSRPPISLPPPPLIRRNSSFFADDGDKNDSTRGGRTHSSGSAGGAAQPSSIQETEVITSDRFIPTLQSNQQNKVDPMVLGEEFPPPNASPTAHLRAQTKMVFKQTVAKACGLDMGQRILQYMPQPPVASFKRQSYSMNKRCHYNYQQESQPELVKLRKINSNPERILDAPGFQDDFYLNLLNWSSKNVLAIALETALYLWNGATGDVTMLVDYETTKITSLIWSDDDCHLSIGKEDGNNEIWDVETMSLVRTMRSGLGVRIGTQSWLETLIATGSRSGEIQINDVRIKQHIVSTWDKHCGEVCGLSYKSDGLQLASGGNDNTVMIWDTRVSMPQWIKRSHTAAVKALSWCPYMPNLLASGGGQTDKHIHFWNTVTGANVGSISTGSQVSSLHWGQSYTSSSGSMNREIVATGGSPSNAISVFNYDTKYKVAEIMQAHESRICCSQLSPDGTTLATVGGDENLKFYKVFEPRRRNRRKTKSVVGDVMSLFSHGTSNDDYDHLKSSQETIDDCNADDESPVRSSKRKTSEFLIR; encoded by the coding sequence ATGGTTGATGTTACCGAAAAATCAACGTTGGCCAATAATGCTAATAGGTCAGTTTTATCTTTGACATCACCAGCAAAACTAAACATTATGTCGTCAGATTGGTCCAGAAGCCAAGGTAAGATTACAAAAAAACCATTAAGGCGTACAAATTCACTCAACTCCAGAGCCATTAATAACAGTAGTGGTAACTCGATTTATTCTCGTCCTCCCATATCTCTACCGCCACCTCCATTAATTAGAcgaaattcttcattctttgcCGACGATGGTGATAAGAACGATTCAACGAGGGGAGGTAGAACCCATTCTTCAGGATCAGCAGGTGGCGCTGCGCAGCCTTCTTCGATTCAAGAGACGGAGGTAATCACTTCAGATAGATTCATTCCAACATTACAAAGTAATCAACAAAATAAAGTTGACCCTATGGTACTGGGAGAAGAGTTTCCACCTCCTAATGCTTCTCCCACTGCACATTTGAGAGCACAAACGAAGATGGTTTTCAAACAAACGGTTGCAAAAGCTTGTGGTCTAGACATGGGTCAGAGAATTTTGCAGTATATGCCACAACCTCCAGtagcatctttcaaacgACAAAGTTATAGCATGAACAAGAGATGCCATTATAATTATCAGCAAGAGTCTCAACCAGAGTTGGTAAAATTAAGGAAAATTAATAGTAATCCAGAGAGAATACTGGATGCACCCGGTTTCCAGGATGATTTTTATCTTAATCTTTTGAACTGGTCATCTAAAAATGTATTGGCGATTGCATTGGAGACTGCGCTTTACCTGTGGAACGGTGCTACCGGTGACGTTACCATGTTGGTAGACTACGAAACTACCAAGATTACGAGTTTGATATGGTCTGACGACGATTGCCATCTTTCCATCGGTAAAGAAGATGGGAATAACGAAATATGGGATGTTGAGACTATGTCACTCGTTAGAACCATGAGATCAGGTCTTGGAGTGCGAATTGGGACACAATCGTGGCTTGAGACTCTAATAGCTACTGGTAGCCGTAGTGGAGAGATTCAAATAAACGACGTACGAATCAAGCAGCATATAGTATCGACATGGGATAAACATTGTGGTGAGGTTTGTGGATTAAGTTATAAGAGCGATGGATTACAATTGGCATCTGGTGGCAACGATAATACAGTCATGATTTGGGACACAAGAGTCTCAATGCCCCAATGGATAAAAAGAAGTCATACTGCTGCAGTAAAGGCACTCAGTTGGTGTCCATACATGCCAAACCTGTTAGCTTCCGGTGGTGGACAAACCGATAAGCATATTCATTTTTGGAACACTGTCACTGGCGCAAACGTTGGTTCCATTAGTACTGGGTCGCAGGTCAGTTCATTGCATTGGGGTCAAAGCTATACTAGTTCCTCCGGTAGTATGAATCGTGAAATAGTAGCTACCGGCGGTAGCCCATCGAATGCCATCTCAGTCTTCAACTACGACACCAAATACAAGGTGGCCGAAATAATGCAAGCACACGAATCAAGAATATGTTGCTCACAATTATCACCAGATGGTACTACACTTGCCACTGTTGGTGGAGACGAAAACTTAAAATTTTATAAGGTGTTTGAACCTAGAAGACGAAACAGAAGGAAAACCAAGTCAGTTGTCGGTGATGTGATGAGCCTATTCAGTCATGGAACTTCAAATGACGATTATGATCATCTAAAGAGCAGTCAGGAGACTATCGATGATTGTAACGCCGACGACGAATCACCAGTAAGGTCATCCAAACGAAAGACTAGtgaattcttgatcagGTAA
- the DPI35 gene encoding Dpi35p (similar to Saccharomyces cerevisiae YMR130W; ancestral locus Anc_2.404), with protein MAFPKRMSIGSWKQPLKPETPKVITFDAYNTLYATTLPVMEQYSIVAKKYNINTDPEQLKQRFPAVFKALKKEHPSYGKYTNITAIEWWSLLIRNVFHPAEASKEMIDEILSRFEGEQAYKVYPDVLDFLKEVKMKHPNVVLGIISNTDPIVDILLKNLGLHDFFEDHIYLSYNLGVKKPSKEIFDRAIEDICSKVPGLLESSSLQDLKRRCWHCGDEATNDLHGAEQAGWNGVLIDRHNKYGYLSKSFEEVERSADLLSIDKIDSNCDASYKLSLKQTDTLFLKERACVVSNFETLKAMLL; from the coding sequence ATGGCATTCCCCAAACGTATGTCAATAGGCAGCTGGAAACAGCCTTTGAAGCCAGAGACACCGAAAGTAATCACTTTCGATGCTTATAATACCCTCTATGCTACGACCTTGCCGGTCATGGAACAATACTCGATAGTCGCCAAGAAATACAACATCAACACAGACCCAGAACAGTTAAAACAGCGATTCCCAGCAGTATTCAaagcattgaagaaagagcatCCAAGTTACGGCAAGTATACCAACATTACGGCGATTGAATGGTGGTCTCTACTGATAAGAAATGTCTTCCATCCTgcagaagcttcaaaagagatGATAGATGAGATACTCTCgagatttgaaggtgaGCAAGCCTACAAAGTGTACCCAGACGTTCTGGATTTTTTAAAAGAGGTCAAAATGAAACATCCTAATGTGGTTCTTGGTATTATCAGTAACACTGATCCAATTGTTGATATATTGCTGAAGAATCTTGGGCTTCATGACTTTTTCGAAGATCATATATATCTGTCCTACAACCTTGGAGTGAAGAAACCATCAAAAGAGATTTTCGATCGTGCTATTGAGGACATCTGTTCGAAAGTTCCTGGGCTCTTAGAGAGTTCGAGCCTgcaggatttgaaaagaaggtGCTGGCATTGTGGTGACGAGGCAACTAATGATTTGCATGGCGCCGAACAGGCAGGCTGGAATGGAGTGCTCATTGATAGACATAACAAGTATGGCTATCTGTCCAAGTCCTTTGAAGAGGTCGAGCGAAGCGCAGACCTTTTATCCATTGATAAAATCGATAGTAATTGTGATGCAAGCTACAAGCTAAGTTTAAAACAAACGGATACACTTTTTCTAAAGGAAAGAGCTTGTGTTGTCTCCAACTTTGAGACTTTAAAAGCTATGCTCCTTTAA
- the GPG1 gene encoding Gpg1p (similar to Saccharomyces cerevisiae GPG1 (YGL121C); ancestral locus Anc_6.131), with translation MCNRTRSAVFIDGMKCVSGRQPNDDDIFQLILYTNAQGSLMEAVKELHGLADQVSFYKTSESVTSTIVAAELPSLMVNVMESRERAKRLYRSALHSRICENCWDFEELFEKLDEELLRTNEILKLYARRGSYH, from the coding sequence ATGTGTAATAGAACTAGGTCCGCCGTGTTTATCGATGGTATGAAATGTGTCTCTGGAAGACAACCAAATGATGACGATATTTTTCAGTTGATACTGTATACGAATGCCCAAGGTAGCCTGATGGAGGCCGTAAAGGAATTACATGGATTGGCAGACCAAGTTAGTTTTTATAAGACTTCCGAATCGGTAACTTCAACTATAGTAGCTGCAGAATTACCATCTTTGATGGTAAATGTGATGGAAAGCAGAGAACGAGCCAAGAGATTATACAGATCTGCCTTGCATTCGAGAATTTGTGAAAATTGTTGggattttgaagaactattcgaaaagttggatgaagaactACTCCGAACAAACGAAATCCTGAAGTTATACGCTCGAAGAGGCAGTTATCATTAG
- the PRP43 gene encoding DEAH-box ATP-dependent RNA helicase PRP43 (similar to Saccharomyces cerevisiae PRP43 (YGL120C); ancestral locus Anc_6.132) has protein sequence MGSKRRLSEKTEHYDPVETSVPELAAEAAEERTRKHPVPPEEPLTHHDAGEFNGMIRHQTTAEQAARLEDSKVNPFTGGDFTPKYFDILKIRRELPVHAQRAEFLKIYQNNQIMVFVGETGSGKTTQIPQFVLFDEMPHLQNTQIACTQPRRVAAMSVAQRVAEEMDVKLGEEVGYSIRFENKTSNKTILKYMTDGMLLREAMEDHELKRYSCIILDEAHERTLATDILMGLLKQVVVRRPDLKIIVMSATLDAEKFQKYFLDAPLLAVPGRTFPVEIYYTPEFQRDYLDSAIRTVLQIHATEEAGDILLFLTGEDEIEDAVRKISLEGDQLVRDEGCGPLSVYPLYGSLPPHLQQRIFEPAPESHNGRPGRKVVISTNIAETSLTIDGVVYVVDPGFSKQKVYNPRIRVESLLVSPISKASAQQRAGRAGRTRPGKCFRLYTEEAFKKELIEQSYPEILRSNLSSTVLELKKLGIDDLVHFDFMDPPAPETMMRALEELNYLACLDDDGNLTALGRLTSQFPLDPMLAVMLIGSYEFNCSEEILTIVAMLSVPNVFIRPSKDKKRADDAKNYFAHPDGDHITLLNVYHGFKSDEAYEYGIHKWCRDHFLNYRSLSAADNIRSQLERLMVRHNLELNTTDFDSPKYHDNIRRALASGFFMQVAKKRSGGKGYITVKDNQDVLIHPSTVLGHDAEWVIYNEFVLTTKNYIRTVTSIRPEWLIELAPAYYDLDNFQKGDVKLSLERIQERVHTMRQLKSDKNSDKHKKKSKKDKHKIK, from the coding sequence ATGGGCTCAAAGAGAAGACTTTCAGAGAAAACTGAACACTACGATCCGGTCGAGACATCGGTTCCAGAACTGGCTGCCGAAGCAGCCGAAGAAAGAACCAGAAAACATCCAGTACCACCGGAAGAGCCACTTACACACCACGATGCAGGTGAGTTCAATGGGATGATTCGTCATCAGACGACTGCGGAGCAAGCTGCTAGGTTGGAGGACAGTAAAGTAAATCCTTTCACTGGTGGTGATTTTACACCAAAATACTTTGATATTCTTAAGATTAGACGTGAATTACCAGTACATGCTCAACGTgcagaatttttgaagatttaccAGAACAATCAAATCATGGTGTTTGTTGGTGAGACTGGTTCTGGTAAGACCACTCAAATTCCACAATTTGTGCTTTTCGATGAGATGCCACATTTACAAAATACTCAAATAGCCTGTACACAACCACGTCGTGTGGCCGCAATGTCGGTGGCACAAAGAGTGGCAGAGGAAATGGATGTCAAACtaggtgaagaagttggttATTCCATCAGATTTGAGAACAAGACCTCAAACAAAACTATCTTAAAGTATATGACCGATGGTATGCTTTTGAGAGAAGCTATGGAAGACCACGAGCTAAAACGTTACTCCTGTATTATTTTAGATGAAGCGCACGAACGTACTTTGGCTACTGACATCTTGATGGGTTTATTGAAGCAAGTGGTAGTGAGAAGACctgatttgaaaattattGTTATGTCTGCTACTTTAGATGCAGAGAAATTCCAAAAGTATTTCCTAGATGCACCATTGCTTGCAGTTCCAGGTAGAACTTTCCCTGTCGAAATTTATTACACACCAGAGTTCCAGAGGGACTACTTAGACTCGGCTATTCGTACCGTTCTACAAATTCACGCCACGGAGGAAGCTGGTGACATTCTTCTGTTCTTGACAGGTGAGGATGAAATCGAGGATGCCGTGAGGAAGATCTCACTTGAGGGCGATCAATTGGTTAGAGATGAAGGTTGTGGGCCCTTATCAGTGTACCCATTGTACGGTTCTTTACCACCACATTTGCAACAACGTATCTTTGAACCCGCTCCGGAGTCTCATAACGGTAGGCCAGGTAGAAAAGTTGTGATTTCCACCAACATTGCTGAAACCTCACTTACGATTGATGGTGTGGTTTATGTTGTTGATCCCGGTTTCTCCAAGCAAAAAGTTTACAACCCAAGAATTAGAGTGGAGTCTTTGTTAGTCTCACCCATTTCAAAGGCATCCGCCCAACAAAGAGCAGGTCGTGCTGGTCGTACTAGACCAGGTAAATGTTTCAGACTATACACTGAAGAAGCGTTCAAGAAAGAACTGATCGAACAAAGTTATCCAGAAATTCTACGTTCCAACTTGTCGTCAACCGTTCtcgaattgaaaaaattgggaATCGATGACTTGGTTCATTTCGATTTTATGGATCCACCTGCACCTGAAACCATGATGAGAGCTTTAGAAGAATTGAACTATCTAGCTTGTCTAGATGACGATGGTAACTTGACCGCTCTCGGTAGACTGACTTCTCAATTCCCATTGGATCCAATGTTGGCCGTCATGTTAATTGGCTCATACGAGTTCAACTGttcagaagaaatcttgACCATTGTGGCGATGCTTTCCGTACCTAACGTCTTCATTCGTCCCTCAAAAGATAAGAAGAGAGCAGATGATGCCAAGAACTATTTTGCGCATCCCGATGGTGATCACATAACTTTACTGAACGTTTATCACGGATTCAAATCCGACGAAGCATACGAGTACGGTATCCACAAGTGGTGTCGCGACCATTTCCTCAATTACAGATCTTTATCTGCTGCAGATAACATCCGTTCGCAACTGGAGAGATTGATGGTTCGTCACAACCTGGAGCTGAATACTACCGACTTCGACAGCCCAAAATATCACGACAATATCAGAAGAGCACTAGCGTCAGGTTTCTTCATGCAAGTCgccaagaagagatccGGCGGGAAAGGTTATATCACGGTCAAGGACAACCAGGACGTTCTTATCCATCCAAGCACAGTCTTGGGTCACGATGCCGAATGGGTCATATACAATGAGTTCGTGCTCACAACAAAGAACTACATAAGGACAGTCACATCCATAAGGCCAGAATGGCTGATAGAGCTAGCTCCAGCTTACTATGATCTggataattttcaaaaagGTGATGTGAAATTGTCTTTAGAGAGAATTCAAGAGAGAGTTCACACAATGAGACAGCTCAAGAGCGACAAGAACTCCGATaagcacaagaagaagagtaagAAGGATAAGCATAAGATTAAATAG